A window of Arthrobacter dokdonellae genomic DNA:
GTCGAAGCCGATCAGGTGATAAGCCGGACCTGAAGGGTAGTCAAGGTTTGGTTTGATGGCTTTGGCCTCGTCCATGGCCTGTTCGAGGCCGTTGTACAGTCCCAGAATTTCCGGCCTGCCGTAGTGGTCGATCAGCTTGTCCAGGGCCGTCTTCATGGTGGGCACCCGGGAATCGCCGTTCTTATAGACCCGGTGTCCGAAGCCCATGACCTTTTTCTTCTGCGCCAGGGCTTGCTCCATCCAGGATTTGGCCCGGGCCGCGGCTTCGTCGAGGGACTCCTCCGGGCGTATGCCAATTTCATTGAAGGTGTGCATGACTGCTTCATTGGCGCCGCCGTGCAGGTGACCTTTAAGGGCCCCGATCCCGGCTGTAACGGCGGAATGCAGGTCCGAAAGCGTGGACGTAACTACACGCGCGGTGAACGTGGAGGCATTGAAGGAGTGCTCCGCATAGAGGATCAAGGACACATTGAAGGCCTCGACGACCTCGTCCGCGGGTTGTTCACCGAAGCTCATCCAGAGGAAGTTGGCCGAGTAGCCCAGATCATCCCGGGGGTTCACGACATCCTGCCCGCGGCGACGGCGCTGGTCGTAGGCAACCACGGCGGGCATGGCCGCGAACAGGTCAATGGCCTTTGTCATGTTCGCTTCGGGTGAGGAGTGCTCGGCCAGAGGGTGACGCGCGCCGAGGACGGATGCTGCGGTGCGGCAGACGTCCATGGGATGAGCCGTCTTCGGCAGGGCATCAATGATCATTTTGAGAGCCGGTTCGAGGCTCCTGCCTGCACGCTCGCGAGCGGTGAATTCCGCTAGTTCGCTTTCTGAGGGAAGCTCACCGTTCCAGAGGAGGTAGGCGACCTCTTCGAAGCTGCACCGGGCGGCGAGTTCCTGAACAGGGTAGCCGCGGAACAGCAGGGAGTTGGTATCCGGGTTGACCTTGGAAATGGCGGTGTAGTCCACCACGACTCCGGTGAGGCCTTTTCTGATGTTTGTGTCAGTCATGCTGAACTCCTTCGTTGCAGTACGTGAATTAGCGGATGTCAGGGATCTCGAAGTTGAAGACGTCGGAATCGAATTTGTTGTAGGCCTCGTAGTCCACGAGGTCATAGAGACGCGCCCGCGTGAGCATTTCGGGCACGCTCACTTGCTGTGTTCCGAGGCTCCTGAGCGTGTCCAGGACCCGTTCAGCGGCGCCCAGGGCGCTGCGGAGTAGGGTCACCGGGTAGATCACCATGTTGACGCCCACGTTCTGCAGTTGGTCC
This region includes:
- a CDS encoding bifunctional 2-methylcitrate synthase/citrate synthase, whose amino-acid sequence is MTDTNIRKGLTGVVVDYTAISKVNPDTNSLLFRGYPVQELAARCSFEEVAYLLWNGELPSESELAEFTARERAGRSLEPALKMIIDALPKTAHPMDVCRTAASVLGARHPLAEHSSPEANMTKAIDLFAAMPAVVAYDQRRRRGQDVVNPRDDLGYSANFLWMSFGEQPADEVVEAFNVSLILYAEHSFNASTFTARVVTSTLSDLHSAVTAGIGALKGHLHGGANEAVMHTFNEIGIRPEESLDEAAARAKSWMEQALAQKKKVMGFGHRVYKNGDSRVPTMKTALDKLIDHYGRPEILGLYNGLEQAMDEAKAIKPNLDYPSGPAYHLIGFDTPMFTPIFVASRIPGMTAHIMEQAASNALIRPLSAYNGPEERPVPVGNHTHS